Proteins encoded in a region of the Anopheles ziemanni chromosome 2, idAnoZiCoDA_A2_x.2, whole genome shotgun sequence genome:
- the LOC131282590 gene encoding protein G12-like yields the protein MKIAVIVIACLVATAASAPAARSLQDDLDDFVALLPLDDLLSLALRYLMTDKEVQSALLYLQGDEFAKVWDQFFTLTEVRDLLNYLEDAGVPAYESLNVVAEFLGLTPLKPGVKRLRTGGLNGLLDEALALLPHEELEALFEEKMQTSPEFKALFEKLQSFEYKQLVDLFENSVEVQALVQKLRDHGIDVDRIVELVKAFFGWK from the exons ATGAAAATTGCAGTGATCGTAATTGCCTGTTTGGTGGCTACAGCGGCCAGCGCTCCGGCTGCTCGTTCGCTTCAGGACGATTTGGACGACTTCGTCGCACTTCTTCCTTTGGATGATCTGCTGAGCTTGGCACTTCGCTACCTGATGACCGACAAGGAAGTTCAAAGCGCCTTGCTCTATCTTCAAGGAGATGAATTTGCGAAGGTATGGGATCAGTTCTTTACCCTGACGGAGGTGCGTGACCTTCTGAACTACCTCGAGGATGCCGGTGTTCCAGCGTACGAATCGCTGAATGTTGTTGCCGAATTCCTCGGACTGACTCCGTTGAAGCCTGGTGTGAAAAGAT TGCGAACTGGAGGATTGAATGGACTGCTTGATGAAGCCCTTGCACTGCTGCCACACGAGGAACTAGAGGCCTTGTTCGAAGAGAAGATGCAGACCAGCCCAGAGTTCAAGGCTCTTTTTGAGAAACTTCAGAGCTTTGAATACAAGCAACTGGTCGACTTATTTGAG AACTCTGTAGAGGTTCAAGCATTGGTGCAGAAGCTTCGAGACCATGGCATCGATGTGGATCGCATCGTAGAGTTGGTCAAGGCCTTTTTTGGATGGAAATGA